ATCAGCAGTTAATTATCTACTTTAGAAATATTCTTATTGCCAGTTGAAAAGATGGCTTCTTTAATGGCTTCTGCCTCTTGTAACTAAAGACTTAGCCATTTCAAACTGATGTGCAGTTAAGTTAAAACAAACTTGGTTAGACTTTGCCttttttctcagtctttctgATTTTGGTTGAAGTGTGGGCTCTATTTCACTTCCGTGTAAAACACTTTCCAGTCATCATATCCTACATAGAAATTGAATTGAAAAAGTAGATGCTTTCTGCTTTGGATCTTGACAATTGGTTAAATTAGCTCATGTTGACTGACTGTTGGTAATCAGCTGTGTATGTGGTTGCTCTTAGCACGCTTGAGCCTCTTGGAGTGAGTTTGGCCCTTTTCTGTTGAGTCTTGAGGTGGTGAATGTCTCCCACCTTGCATTTGCAGAGTTGTTTCTTAGCAGATATCAGGAAGTGTTGATTCAGCTCTTATTTCTAAATTACGTAGGGAATATCTAACCTACATAACGGATTTTATCTCCCTCTCTTCATTTTGGATGCATTAGCTAAAAGGAGCATGGTAACTGTGCAGTCTCATTTTGCTTTTGCCTATAAGTATTTGCCCTGTTAGCCAGCAGGAGGCGTTTGGAAAAAAGAGAAGCTTAAGGCAGAATTAACTTCCTATCCATTGCCTCCTCTACCATCTTGGGCCAGCTCTGtttcctgttctgcagctgcaCGCTGGCATTGTTGACACGGTGCTGGGTGTCCGAGTGCGTTGCCCTGGCTGGTCCAGGCACTGTGGGAACAGGTTGGGGGAATAGTGAGCTAGAGGTGCCCATTTTGAGCGTGTGCTTTTTCTGTTCTACAGCCCAAAGAGGTTCAAATGAAGATGGTAATTCCCATGTCTGCAGCTTCTGGGGTCTCCTCCCAGCCTGTTCCCCCTCTCTCGCTGCCCTGCTGTCACCTCCCTTTCCGTCAGCAGGCTGTGGGACAGTGGGGATCTCTTCTGCCCAGATGGTCCGCATGAGCTCTTTCCCTGGGGAACGTGGGGTGTGCAGCAGAGGATGGGGGAATTGGCAGAGCTGACAGTGCCCTtccttgctctgctctcctgcagttTCGCAGCCATTTTTCTGCAAGCCCTTTGGGGGGCTGTACTCCCTGCCTTACCTGGGGGAGCAGCCGACCAAGGCTGCAGAGGCCCTGAGCCGTGCCGAGTGGTGGGAGCTGCTCTTCTTCGTGAAGAAGCTGGAAGCGCAGGAGCAGGAAGAGATCACCTGTCTCATCCAGGGAGAGCAGGTATTGGCCAGAGCCTGCagtggggaagcaggagggagggagtgagggaGAACATTAGGGAAGGGACCGGGCCCGGAGGAGGAGACGGCAAGCATGAGCTGTGCAGGGACAGCCTGAATGGGGAAGAAATGGGACTGAAATGGGATGGCGAAAGCGTGGGGAGCTGGGCACAGTAAAGGGGTGAGGACAGATGAGAGGAAACACAGTCTCCCATGACCCTGTGTCCAGCAAGGTTTGGGTAGGCGAGGCATGCCCGTGGGGTGATTCTGCCAGTTGCGATTGGGTGGTGAGTGCAGCTGGGAGGTCTGGGCTGGTGGTAGTTGgtttggggacagcaggggaggGTGGCACTGGGGAATGGCCCTGGGGGCCTCTGGCGATCAGCCTTTCTGTCCGTTCTGGCAGTGGCTGTCACAAGGGGTGTGGGGTCTGTGGTGAGTCCGTGAGGGTTAACTTGACCCCATGGGTCCAGCTGTCTGAGGTGGACGAAGAAGCCCTGCTCCAGCTGTCGGTACCTGTGGAGCTGGCCCAGAAGGTGCTGCGGGTCTTGGAGAAGCGGTGTCAGGGCAGCGCTCAGCGTGACTTGCGCGGCTCCCACATCTACGCCAAATACTTCCTTGGTAGCGGGGCCGAGCAGGATGGTGGGGGGAGCGCCGCGGTGTCTTCGGAgggtgctggctgcaggagcacTGGCCCTGAAGCCATGATGGCCAAGGCAATGAAGGAAGACCTTTCCGCAGCCACagtgctgcccccagcccccgctGCAGTGGCGAAGTCGGATTCCCAGCTGTTCAGTGAGCTCCTTGAGAGAGAAGGGCTGTTCTTCCGAGAGGCGACGGAGGAGCAGATCAAAGGTAATTGCCTGCTACGCGCTGGGGTACACGCATGGTGCTGGAGGCGGCTCCGTTGCCTCGACGGAGGAAGAGTCTGGGCAGGGTATGGAAGGCAAGGTGCCTGGAggtggcctggggagggggggacctgtgggtgctgggtctgTGAGTGCATGGCACCCTGGGAGTTGCTGGGTGTGTTACTGCTGCCCTGACGCCTgcacccctgcctccctcccgccAGTGTTGGGCAGCTCCGAGGGGGTGAGCGAGAGGGGCTGGCTGGCCAAGGTTGCAGCCATGGTGGACGTGATCCAGAGCAGGAGCTCAGAGGTGGGGCTGCGCTTAGCCGGGCTCAAGCACATCATGAAGATCCTGGAGGAGGAGCCTGAGCCTGAGCAGCAAGTCGGCAAAGCCCAGGGCGGGCTGGGGACCAGGAGTGTTGGGTGAGCTGTGGGGTGCTGTGCACCCCtcctgctggctggggagggccaTGTCGGCAGGGTGGGGGACAGCGATGGAGGCAGGAGTGCGGGAGGTGGCAGTGGAAGTGTGAAGGCTGGTATGTCCCTGTGTGCTCATCAAGAAGAGAGGTGGATCTTGTGTCCCTTTGTTCCGGGCAGTCTCACTCCTGGGGCTGACCCAGCAGCAGTAGAGCCAtgtgggcagggagaaggagTCTGGCAGGGCCTGGGATGCCAGCGTGCCAGCAGCAGTGCCAAGAGGCTCCTCCTGAGGCGTCCTTTCCCGTGCAGGGAGAAGCTGGTGAAGGTGGCAGTGGAGCTGCTGAGCACTGAGGTGGCAgagaaggccctggtggtgctgatGCTGCGGCTGCTGGCTGTGCTCATGGTGAAGCATGACTGGCGCGTGCCGTTTGCCACGGAGGGCGGTGTGCGGGCTGTGCTGGCCTGCATGCATCAGCATGCCTCCTCCGCCCTGGTGCAGCAGGCTGGCCTGGCAGTGAGTGTGGCAGAGGGAGTGCTGTAGGTGGGCGGGCAGGGTGCAGGCTCCAGGAATGGCGGAGATGCCCGCTGCCCTCCTGACTGCTGTTGACCTTGCAGGCCCTGAAGGTGCTGGTGGGAGCTGTGGCTGGCGagccaggaggtgctggtgggaAGCCCTTGCCCCTGAACCATGCCGACGCGCAGATGATGCGGGAGATCTTTGCCAGCATCGGCTCTGCCTCCAGCGAGGGCTCGGCAAGCCTGCTGAGTGCCATCCCTGCTGCCATGAGCACCATGCAGAGGGTCCCAGGGTAGGGGCAGAGTGGGGACAGTGGCTGGGTGTGGGGGGACCCTctgcgggggcgggaggggcacAGTGGGCAAGGCAGGCAGGTGGCTTGTGGGTGCAGGGGAAGCTCCGTGCTTGGGGGAGGAAGGCGCCCGCATCGCTCTGTCCCTGCAGGGGCTCCTCAGGCGTGCAGAACGGCTTGCTGGTGGTGAACATGCTGATCGACGGCCACCAGGGCCTGGCGGAACAGCTGGCAAGCTGCGATctccccacggtgctgcagagctgctggtgggatGGGCAGAGCACTGGCTGCCCTCACGCGATGCTCGCCCTCAGTGTGATCAACCGCCTTGCGGAGCACCGGCGACCCCTGGGCCCAGAGACAGCAGGTAGCGTGCTGCCCGCACCCCCTGCCATGCCACGGCCCCACGgatgcagcaggcagggctgcctctcctgccagggcagagcaccCCAGTGGCGCCTCTCAAGCGAGTGCCTGGGCTGGGCCCATGTGTCCTTGTCGTGGCAGGCAGAGAGGCCCCACTGGACCTGAGGGATGTGCGGACGCTTCTGGGTGGTCTGGGGGATGGCATCTTGTCCAAGGACGCGGTAGTGGCCCTGGAGCGGCAGCTCTGCAGTGAAGGCGCCGTCCCCTCTGGCGaggcagcccagctgctgcaggaccacAGGTGCTTCAGGCTACTGCTGCGCAGCTTTGAGCTGCTGGGGGCGGAGAAGGCCGTGAGTCTGAGCATCCTCAGGTGGGTCCAGGGGGATTTGGTGGGGGTCTGGGGCCTCCGCAGCAGGTGTGTGAGTGCTGGTGGTGATGTTGGGGGGACACGGCGCATGTTTGTGGGTCCTGGTGGGGCTGTTCTTCTTCACCAGGGGCAGAGGCAGGTGCACCCCAGCACATATGCGGGTGCTGATTGGGGTGTCCTGGGGCGCAGGGCCAGGTAGGGACAGAGCAGCACGagcctgggtgctggtggggtgtCGGAGGTGCCTGGGGAGCCTTGGCTCCCAGTCCCTGTGGGGTGCTGGCCTTCCTGGTGgggcagggaagcagggctgCCTCTGGCAGCGCTGTGTGTCTGCCCTGGCTTGAGTGGGCCCTTTCTGTCACTCAGGATCCTGAACAAGTTCCTGGACGGTTACCGGGAGGATGTGCTGCCCTGGCATGAGTGTGTGGAGCCCTGTTTGTCCTCCCTGAGTGCCCACAGCAGCGACCGGGAGGTGAGCGGGCCCTGGGACTCCCAGCAGGCAGGGGCGGCTTTGCTGGCTGTGCCGTGCATCGGCCAGGCCTGGCGTTGGTGAAGCaggggccctgcctgcagcagcctggccttGTTGTGGCCAGCGCgctgggagaggtggggagcagctgtcccggccgtggcCGTGGCCCGGTGGCTGGCGTGCCCAGCACCGTGCCTGGCCAGGCTCTCACGGGCGCTGCTGCAGTGTCGGGGTGGGAGGGGATGGAGCGCTGCAGCATCCCGCTGCTGGGGCCTGGCGGGTTCCCGGCGCCAGCCCGGCCACTCATGGCTGCCTGCTCAGCAGGTGGTGCAGGAGGTCGTTGGCTTCCTGCACCGCCTGGCCACTGCCAGCAAGGACTGCGCGGTGGTGATGTGCCGTGTGGGCACCCGCGAGGCTCTGTCCAAAGCCCTGGACAAGCACAGCACGGCCCCGTCGCTGGCACCAGCCCTGCTCGACCTGGTGATTGACTGTGAGAAGTATGCCAGCCTCTACAAAAAGCTGACGACCAGCATCTTGGCTGGCTGCATCCAGGTGGGCCTGGGGAGGCCCGGCTGCGCTGGGGCTCTGGGTCTTGGGGCCGTCTAGCTGTCCCCAGCACCGAGGGGCAGCcttctgctctctgcctgctgcagccctgcggtGGGCGAGAGGAGGAGGACCCAGGGCCCCCAGTAAGAGCATTGCCCCATCCTGTAGCTGGTCCTGGGGCAGATTGAAGAGCACCGCCGGAGCCACCAGCCCATCAGCATCCCCTTCTTTGACGTCTTTCTGCGCAACCTGTGCCGAGGTGAGTgcggggagcgggagctggagccCTGTGCCTGGCACGTGCTGGCCTGGCGGCTGGAGGCTCCACGTGCTCTCCCCACAGGCTCCAGCGTGGAGGTGAAGGAGGACAAGTGTTGGGAGAAGGTGCAGGTCTCCTCCAACCCCCACCGGGCCAGCAAGCTCACGGACAGGAACCCCAAGACCTACTGGGAGTCGAACGGCAGCACCGGCTCCCACTTCATCACTGTCCACATGCAGCGTGGTGTGGTGGTCAGGTGGGGCtgggccaggagggctggggggcctTGGGGCCAGGAGGGCCAGCGGCTGTGCGAGGAGGAGGGGGCTTTGGTGATCTGTGTGAGCCCTACCCCCATGGTCCCCATCCTGGGGGTTGCTGGATGTGGGCAGCAgtgcatggggctggcaggggccagggcagggaggtggggacTGCTGGGCAGCACCATGATTGCTGCGCTGCAGGGAGATGAGCATGCTGGTGGCCAGCGAGGACTCCAGCTACATGCCGGCCCGTGTCGTGGTGCTGGGGGGAGACAGCCCTGCCACCATCAGAACTGAGCTCAACGTGGTGAGTCTCGCACAGGCTGCTCAGGCCATGGGGCCCCATGGGAGCGGTGGGCTAGTCCTTGCTGTGCCCCGTGAAGGTCTCGCCCTGGTGCTGGGGCCCTGGGAGGTGCCCCACAGGGAGGTGGGGGTGGCATGAGCTGTGCTGCGGGAGCCTCCTCCTGGCTGTAGGCAGTGGGTGCTGGAGACTTGGGCAtgggcagccctgcagcccagtCTGCAGCAGGGTGGTGTGCTGGGGCTGTGAGCCAGAAGGGGCCCTGGTGGGGGGTGCCCTGTGGCTGTgtaggggctgctgggggggacaGAGGCTGTGGCTTTGATGAGGCATGGCCAGGGGAGTGTGCAGGGTGGCTGGCGCTCGCTGTGTGGTGTGCTGAGGGCTCGCTGTCTGCTTGCAGGTGACCGTCCTGCCCTCAGACAGCAGAGTGATCCTGCTGGAGAACATGACCCGCTTCTGGCCCGTCATCCAGATCCGAGTGAAGCGGTGCCAGCAGGTAGGGGAGCAGGGGGCCGGGCCAGGGAGCTGGCAGTGTGGGGCATCAGGGCTATGCCTGAGGAGCTGAGGGTTGTGCTTTCCCGTAGGGCGGCATTGACACACGTGTGCGTGGCATCGAGGTGCTGGGTCCCAAGCCCACTCTCTGGCCCATCTTCAAGGAGCAGCTGTGTCGGCGGACGTTCCTCTCCTGCACTGCTCGGGCTCATGCCTGGTGCCAGGAGATCTGCCGGGACCGGGGGCGACTGCTGCAGCTCTTTGGCAGGTGAGTTGTCTCCTGGCTGCGCCATCGCATCCCTGGTgtcccagggcctggggggatGGTGCTGGCAGCCCGCAAGGGGACTGTAGGGCCAGGAGAGGAGCAGCCGGGTGTCCCACCTGGATAGGGAGGGGCCTTCGCTCCTCCCTGGCCACCAGTGGTCCCGGAGGGCCAGGGCCTCTTTGGGGTCCCCCAGGTTTAAGCTGGGCACGTGGGCACAGCTAACCCACCAGAGAGGTGCCCCACAGGGGCCGGCGCATCCTGAGGTCGGTCAGGCGCAGGTCGGTCAGGCACAGGCAGGATCTCACGGCCACAGGCGCCGCACAGCCACCCAGTTTGGCAAGGGCCCCAAGGCCCAGTgcaggcagggcctgggggcAGTGAGGGGCCCTGGCTGCTGGGGGCGAGTGGGGCTGCTGAGCCGTCATGCCTGGCAAGGGGGGGGGCACGGAGCAACCgctgagctctgctttcctgaggGAGTCCCCCCGGCCACCGGCAGGTGCCCAGCAGCACTGTGTGCTGCCCAGTCGCTGTTGCAGGCTGAACCGGGCGCTGCAGCATGAGCAGGGCTTCGCCGACCGCTTCCTTCCTGACGACGAGGCAGCCCGGGCCTTGGGCAGGACGTGCTGGGAGGCCCTGGTGAACCCCTTGGTGCAGAGCATCACCAGCCCAGGTACCCTGCGCTCTCCCGGGCCCGTCCGTGCCATGCCCCAGGCTGAGGCACCCTGCTCTGAGTCTGATTGGCCTCGCAGACCCCCACGGCGTCAGCCCCCTGGCCTGGTTGCTGAGCGAGTACCTGGAGAGCGTGGAGCCACCACGCCACACCACAAGCCGCGGTGCTGTCTTTGGTTCCTGTGTGCGGCGCCTGACCCAGCTCCTGGTGCACGTGGACCCTGGTAGCCCAGAGCCAGAGGAGGCAAGAGCAGGTGGTGAGCGAGGGGCTGCCCTCCCATGGGGCTGGGAGGACGGTGGCCCAGAGTGCCAGGCTGCGGCCGTGGGAATCTGCTGGGGAGCTCTGGGGAGGGCCCTGTGGCATAGGAGGCTCCCGAGCCAGGAAGGCTCATGCCCCCACAGTGGCCGTGCCTCCTGGCATCTCCTCTGCCCTGCGCCccccagggagagggggaggctgCTGGCGGTCAGTGTGTGGAGCCTGCCCACGGAGCCACGCTGAGCCCAGGGGTGTTCCTTGGcaggtgggaaggagaggaagaacaagGAGGTGCCGCCCAGGGCTGCAAAGATGGTGGTGAAGTCGAGCGGCCTGTGGGGCATCTCGCAGTGCTGGCGTGGCGTGGTGCAGCAGCAGGTAGAGCTTGGAGGGCCGGCCATGGGGACCGGAGAGGGCGTGTGGGACCCCGCACCAGGACCTACACCCTGGTGGCGCCCTGGGAGCGTGGTGAGGGCGCGGGGCTGTACCTGGCCTCCACATGGCCCGAGGATTGTGGGGACAGCCCTGCTGCGCTTGCCACCCTGGCAGGGCTCAGGCGTCAGCCGGGCCCTGTGCCCAGGCTAGTGCTGCAGGCTGCGAGAAAGGTACAGTGTCGGGCTACTTATTtcctgctgggctgctgctgcacttctgtcctgcccccgcagcccctgcccagcccttggGGCTGTGCTCCCACCTCACCACAAGCTCTTGGTAGCCTGCAGCAGCAAGCACCAGGGCCCTCTACTCGGTTCCTGCCTGGGACCAGGGCAGTTGGTGTTGGCAGGGTGAGGCTGGGGCTGTGAATGTTCCCGCGGGCCATGGGCGCGTCCCGCTGCGGGGCTCACCCCTCCCGCGGCGCGTCCCGCTGCGGGGCTCACCCCTCCCGCGGCGCGTCCCGCTGCGGGGCTCACCCCTCCCGCGGCGCGTCCCGCTGCGGGGCTCACCCCTCCCGCGGCGCGTCCCGCTGCGGGGCTCACCCCTCCCGCGGCGCGTCCCGCTGCGGGGCTCACCCCTCCCGCGGCGCGTCCCGCTGCGGGGCTCACCCCTCCCGCGGCGCGTCCCGCTGCGGGGCTCACCCCTCCCGCGGCGCGTCCCGCTGCGGGGCTCACCCCTCCCGCGGCGCGTCCCGCTGCGGGGCTCACCCCTCCCGCGGCGCGTCCCGCTGCGGGGCTCACCCCTCCCGCGGCGCGTCCCGCTGCGGGGCTCACCCCTCTCGCGGCGCGTCCCGCAGGTGCAGTGGTTCCTggaagcagcagggcaggcaCCGGATCTTGTGGAGCGATACTGTGGGCTGTACCAGCGCCTGCGTGGTGCCACGGAGGAGCTCTTTGGGCAGCAGGCCAGCTTTGTGCTGGCCCTGGGCCAGGGATTTGCAGGGGCTTTGCTGCAGCTCTCCTTCCTTACCACCCTGCACGTGAGTCGAGGGAGCATGGcatcagtgccggggccccaggcgCAGGCTGGGGAGGCTGCCCTGGCCCACAGCCTTGGGGTGAGCTCTGGGTGGGCGGTGTCCTGGCCCACCACCGAGCCACGGAGCTCTGCCCTGTGGCGGCCCTGGACGGTGGGTGCCCAACTGTGGGTGCATGGTGCTTGTCGCGGCGTGGCCCCGGCCCTGGTGCACTCCTGCCTCAGGCTGGTGCCTGGGCACCCTCGGCCCCTGCCCGAGAGCCCCAGGGTTTCCCACCTGCTCCCGCGCAGGGACATCCCCTCAGTCTGGCCCTGCGGCCACCCACTAAGCCCCCTCCGCAGCCAGACCTGTCCCTCTGCAGGTGAGTGAGCAGTTTGCCCGCTACCTTGATGGGAAGATCCAGGAGCTCCATGGGGCTGCTGGCAGTGCAGGGCCATTGCAGCAGATCCTGGAGCCCTTCGTTGTCTTCAGTGGCCTGGAGCTCGCCCACACCTTCGAGCACTTCTACCGGTGAGGGGTGCCATGTCTCTACAGGACCAGAGGGCCTGGTGTGGCATGGTGTGGTGTAGCAGGGGAGGTGCAGGTGGCGCTGAGGCTGTGGCGGTGGTGCTCCCGCTTTGCTTTTCCCGGCTCTGGCGTGTGGACGGGAAGGCTGTGAGGGCCCGTGGGTGCTGCCAGTCTGCAGAGGCACATTCTCTGCTGGTGACAGGGAGGGGAGACAGGTGCTGCCGGGCCCATGTGCCTTGGGGTGAGGCTGGGGCCGTCTCTGTCTCCTGGCGGGTGGCTAATGGCCACGGGGCTCGGGCCGGCCCCTGACCTGAGGCTGGCGGCTGTGGCAGGCACTACCTGGGGGACCGGCTCCTGGCGCAAGGGCTGTCTTGGCTGGAAGGAGCCATCGTGGAGCAGATCGGGCTGTGCTTCCCCAGCCGCTTCCCCCAAGAGATGCTGAGCAACTTGGCTGAGTCGGAGGAGCTCCAGCAGCAGTTTTACCTCttccagctgcaggagcaggacaagcggctgctggagctggaCACGGGCCTGGATGAGGTGAGCGTGTTGGTGGGGTGGGGAAGCTGGGGGCCACCCTTACAGGGATCCTGGGGCCTGTCCTGAGCTGTCCTCGTGTCCGCGTGCCCAGGCACTGGGGACGGCCTCGGCAGCAGATGTGCCAGAGGTGAAGGTGCTGGCCCTGTCCCCGCGCTGCTGGCCCATTTCCCCGTTCTGCTACATGGATGAACCTGGGAGGTTTTTCTCGGCGGCCCTGAGCTCCCCGCTGGATGAGTTTGCCAACTTCTGCAGGCGGAGTGAGTGTCGTGGCAGTGGGTGTGCGTGGGGGTCTCGCCGGGGCCCAGGCCCTCCACGGCAGCTCAGCCAGAAGTGGCAGGAGCGCTGGGGTGTGCTGGGAGTgcctggcagggctggccccTGGCCCTTGTGCTGATGCTGTCTCTGGCAGGCCAGGACCAGCTGGGCTGGGAGTGCACGAAGCCCCGGCGGTTGCAGTGGACGTGGCTGGGCCATGCCGAACTGCAGTTTGGCGACTGCGTCCTCCACGTGTCCACGCTGCAGATGTACATCCTGCTGTGCTTCAACAGCACCGAGGTAGGAGCCAGGGCCCCGGTGGGGTGAGGGAGGCAGCGGATGCTGGAGCGTAGCAGGGCCGTGTCCTCCCTTCCGGTGGGGTCTCCGGTGGTGTTTGGGGCACAAGCCCCCCCCTTGTTTGGCTGAGCCTGCAGCTGGTGGGTCTTGGCTGGCCGATCTCCTCTCATACCCTCCTGCAGGAGGTGGCTGTGGAGGCCCTGCTGCAGGCTACGGGGCTCCCTGCTGACCTAGTGCACCACGCACTGACACCGCTGACCCACGGCGAGGGCGTCCTGGAGCGGAGCTGCATGCCGGGAGGTgagtgtggggctggggcacccctggggaggtgctggtctgAGCCCCAAGGGGTGCTTGCAGGGGAAGTGAGTGGGCTGGGGTGAGTCTGTTTGTGCTTAGAGCGCAGGTCTGCGTGTCAGGTTGGGGCCTGAGGCTGTGTGTGGGGCTGGGGCGTGGGGCCGTGCATGGGGCATGGGTCAGCGTGGGTGGTTGGGTCTCAGGCctgtggggggggttggggacaggggCTAGGGGTTGTGCGTGCGGCTGTTGCTTGGGGCCATgtgtgggggacagggatggggctgaCACCTGTGAAGGCAGCAGTGGGAGGCCCAGGGTTGGGTCCAACAGCCACACGTGTGTCCTGGGGCTCCTTCAGGGCCCAGCTCAGGGCTTGGCTGACCCTGGGCCGGGTGCTAGCTCCAGGTGTGCTGCGGCTGAACCAGGCAGCCCTGGCCCATGCCTCTGGCCGCCAACTGAGGCTGCTGCCCCGGCAGAGGTACCTGCAGGCGGAAAGGGCTGAGGTCAGCGccctggaaaggaagaggaacatCCTCTGCTGCCTCATCACCCGCATCCTCAAGGTGGAGAAGCAGCTCCACATTGACAACCTGGTGTTTAGGGTATGGAGGGCTTGAGGGGCAGAGAGGGGCCGTCTGGGTGCTGCACTGCACTGCAATGTGGGGCTCCCTTGCTGCTGTAGGTGATTGATGCCTGTCAGAAGGGTGAATTGGGTCCAGGGCTGCAGTTCCTGAGCTTCTGCTGCCACAGTGTGGATGTGCTGTCCTGTGTCCTGCACCTCTTGAACCAGGGCTATCTCCGGCGCCAGGAGGAGAGGCCTCATGTCTTGGAATACATCTCTGTGGAGCCCACAACACCCCTTGGGGGCCAGGCACAGATGGTTTTCCAGAGCAGGCCACCAGAGGCATCTC
The genomic region above belongs to Calonectris borealis chromosome 3, bCalBor7.hap1.2, whole genome shotgun sequence and contains:
- the CUL9 gene encoding cullin-9 isoform X15, producing the protein MHCTSTVRKNNCLAYSAASKHYYKAQENNLVLLLQRNCKISSWLAANSKEGTIEGAFPVMVDERHNGNLVVHLGPKLQACPEELIRQRRGHDGQPEYLIQWSIVSLEERAVGGSSASSAETKLENISLWMSAEEVCASCPALLGKRKLEGQWVKEEKAASPFTADVPLDETSLLEMKADVRSLVQRASRQMAETGAPESSILNTIHVLSAYASIGSLAGAFKETGALDLLMKMLCHKEKQIRRSAGKMLRALASHDAGSRAYVLLSLSQQDGIEQHVDFDGRYTLLELFAEMMSSEEHCMCFEGIHLPQIPGKLLFVLVKRYLCVTSLMDKLSSGMEQGGEQQDCAVPSLLTEERSRVKQEFEFSMAMANLILELVHVMGWDHSHKPELLPQQELRPRTTHSIFQPKTPTCTAAQMPMLTSNRGPHKKQGHAFLTPSDFTDRSGYVEYLQAKLVRGMRVRLLEDCGNVRAGEEGEFLQSTNSMHTVQVLWQSTGRTYWMHWHMLEIIGFGDQWEDPATQEKEYSLIESFNVDTVSQPFFCKPFGGLYSLPYLGEQPTKAAEALSRAEWWELLFFVKKLEAQEQEEITCLIQGEQLSEVDEEALLQLSVPVELAQKVLRVLEKRCQGSAQRDLRGSHIYAKYFLGSGAEQDGGGSAAVSSEGAGCRSTGPEAMMAKAMKEDLSAATVLPPAPAAVAKSDSQLFSELLEREGLFFREATEEQIKVLGSSEGVSERGWLAKVAAMVDVIQSRSSEVGLRLAGLKHIMKILEEEPEPEQQVGKAQGGLGTRSVGEKLVKVAVELLSTEVAEKALVVLMLRLLAVLMVKHDWRVPFATEGGVRAVLACMHQHASSALVQQAGLAALKVLVGAVAGEPGGAGGKPLPLNHADAQMMREIFASIGSASSEGSASLLSAIPAAMSTMQRVPGGSSGVQNGLLVVNMLIDGHQGLAEQLASCDLPTVLQSCWWDGQSTGCPHAMLALSVINRLAEHRRPLGPETAGREAPLDLRDVRTLLGGLGDGILSKDAVVALERQLCSEGAVPSGEAAQLLQDHRCFRLLLRSFELLGAEKAVSLSILRILNKFLDGYREDVLPWHECVEPCLSSLSAHSSDREQVVQEVVGFLHRLATASKDCAVVMCRVGTREALSKALDKHSTAPSLAPALLDLVIDCEKYASLYKKLTTSILAGCIQLVLGQIEEHRRSHQPISIPFFDVFLRNLCRGSSVEVKEDKCWEKVQVSSNPHRASKLTDRNPKTYWESNGSTGSHFITVHMQRGVVVREMSMLVASEDSSYMPARVVVLGGDSPATIRTELNVVTVLPSDSRVILLENMTRFWPVIQIRVKRCQQGGIDTRVRGIEVLGPKPTLWPIFKEQLCRRTFLSCTARAHAWCQEICRDRGRLLQLFGRLNRALQHEQGFADRFLPDDEAARALGRTCWEALVNPLVQSITSPDPHGVSPLAWLLSEYLESVEPPRHTTSRGAVFGSCVRRLTQLLVHVDPGSPEPEEARAGGGKERKNKEVPPRAAKMVVKSSGLWGISQCWRGVVQQQVQWFLEAAGQAPDLVERYCGLYQRLRGATEELFGQQASFVLALGQGFAGALLQLSFLTTLHVSEQFARYLDGKIQELHGAAGSAGPLQQILEPFVVFSGLELAHTFEHFYRHYLGDRLLAQGLSWLEGAIVEQIGLCFPSRFPQEMLSNLAESEELQQQFYLFQLQEQDKRLLELDTGLDEALGTASAADVPEVKVLALSPRCWPISPFCYMDEPGRFFSAALSSPLDEFANFCRRSQDQLGWECTKPRRLQWTWLGHAELQFGDCVLHVSTLQMYILLCFNSTEEVAVEALLQATGLPADLVHHALTPLTHGEGVLERSCMPGAPGVLRLNQAALAHASGRQLRLLPRQRYLQAERAEVSALERKRNILCCLITRILKVEKQLHIDNLVFRVIDACQKGELGPGLQFLSFCCHSVDVLSCVLHLLNQGYLRRQEERPHVLEYISVEPTTPLGGQAQMVFQSRPPEASPDEDSRDCLYWLNPGIGRSEEFLMAMLHVPMGHTLSPEEAKLLMNQTVQQVQDTLSIPDDVARHLLMHCRWNVDFLIQCYVENRETLLISSGLQVQDAQPPPSPGTHCPVCVNHLCPTEQPPTLCCMHYCCKPCWSEYLTTRIEQNMVVNCTCPISECRAQPTTAFICSIISSEEIIAKYEKALLRGYVECCSNLTWCTNPQGCDQILLKDGFGYGAACSKCSWISCFNCNFPEAHYPASCSHMSQWVDDDGYYEGMTSEAQSKHLAKLISKHCPSCQAQIEKNEGCLHMTCAKCNHGFCWRCLKPWRPIHKDYYNCSAMVSKAAWQEKRFQDYNERCTFHHHAREFAVTLRNRVSSISEMPKIRTLTFVLDACKVLEQARKVLAYSCVYSYYNQDTESMDIVEQQTESLELHTNALQILLEEALLHYQDLASSLQLLKAEHFSAGLELVHQIKERLFAILWHSTQDFHVGLQTLADPGQRKVNLSNVPTSAPACIGPKHTILCDSPNTDEGGKEVEDEEYEPQWQEDYDDDDDLEEDNFLFDDESDNLDCDSYFDDDDAYD